A region from the Ptychodera flava strain L36383 chromosome 12, AS_Pfla_20210202, whole genome shotgun sequence genome encodes:
- the LOC139144959 gene encoding THO complex subunit 6 homolog isoform X1, whose protein sequence is MAANFQQEIQQKQRQQLHMTVFCQCFSPCGKFLVEANNFGKIAVFSLVSALSPDALEDNRKPILTFEGNSGSIYTLIATEKFLICGGEGSINAWSWSDIYKKTPKVVWSLDNSSSLNFDQPETNSLCFSEKDNILYSASGDNNVYVWDLETGTRKDKLQGHTDYVHCLTFRNNCQEVISGSEDGSVRVWDTRRPREAVHVIEPYKSEECSRPNLGKWIGCVAVDPSDDWLICGGGPSLTSWHMRSLSPTAVFSTPNICQQSVLFHEDMVISGGTSAHIYHWNINGDLRSSIPCTQSCVYDIGINTHSENYKVLAACGSSYKVDIFTNFGYRAFSLVFS, encoded by the exons ATGGCGGCCAATTTCCAG CAGGAGATACAACAGAAGCAACGGCAACAACTTCATATGACTGTCTTCTGCCAGTGTTTCTCACCATGTGGAAAGTTTCTTGTTGAAGCAAACAATTTCGGAAAGATAGCTGTTTTTAG TCTAGTATCAGCATTGAGTCCTGATGCATTGGAAGACAACAGAAAACCCATTCTAACTTTTGAAG GTAATAGTGGTTCAATTTACACCCTTATAGCAACAGAAAAATTTCTTATTTG CGGTGGTGAAGGAAGCATAAATGCATGGAGTTGGTCTGATATCTACAAAAAG ACTCCAAAAGTTGTGTGGTCTTTGGATAATTCATCCAGTCTGAATTTTGATCAGCCTGAAACAAACTCTCTCTGCTTCAGTGAAAAG GATAATATTCTTTACTCAGCCAGTGGAGATAATAATGTGTATGTTTGGGATTTGGAAACTGGTACCCGCAAG GACAAATTACAAGGTCACACAGACTACGTTCACTGTCTGACATTCAGGAACAACTGCCAGGAGGTCATATCAGGGTCAGAAGATGGATCAGTCAGAGTATGGG ATACAAGGAGACCAAGGGAGGCTGTGCATGTCATTGAACCTTACAAGAGTGAG GAATGCAGTCGTCCCAATCTAGGCAAGTGGATCGGCTGTGTTGCAGTGGATCCCTCCGATGACTGGTTG ATCTGTGGAGGTGGTCCATCCCTCACATCATGGCACATGAGGTCATTATCACCTACTGCAGTCTTTTCAACGCCAAATATCTGTCAACAAAGTGTCCTCTTCCATGAAGACATG GTAATATCGGGAGGAACAAGTGCACACATCTACCACTGGAACATCAATGGTGATTTGAGATCCAGTATTCCATGTACACAGTCCTGTGTCTATGACATAGGCATCAATACGCACTCAGAAAATTATAAA GTACTAGCTGCATGTGGTAGCAGTTATAAAGTTGACATCTTCACAAACTTTGGATACAGAGCATTCTCCCTTGTCTTCAGTTGA
- the LOC139144959 gene encoding THO complex subunit 6 homolog isoform X2, with product MAANFQEIQQKQRQQLHMTVFCQCFSPCGKFLVEANNFGKIAVFSLVSALSPDALEDNRKPILTFEGNSGSIYTLIATEKFLICGGEGSINAWSWSDIYKKTPKVVWSLDNSSSLNFDQPETNSLCFSEKDNILYSASGDNNVYVWDLETGTRKDKLQGHTDYVHCLTFRNNCQEVISGSEDGSVRVWDTRRPREAVHVIEPYKSEECSRPNLGKWIGCVAVDPSDDWLICGGGPSLTSWHMRSLSPTAVFSTPNICQQSVLFHEDMVISGGTSAHIYHWNINGDLRSSIPCTQSCVYDIGINTHSENYKVLAACGSSYKVDIFTNFGYRAFSLVFS from the exons ATGGCGGCCAATTTCCAG GAGATACAACAGAAGCAACGGCAACAACTTCATATGACTGTCTTCTGCCAGTGTTTCTCACCATGTGGAAAGTTTCTTGTTGAAGCAAACAATTTCGGAAAGATAGCTGTTTTTAG TCTAGTATCAGCATTGAGTCCTGATGCATTGGAAGACAACAGAAAACCCATTCTAACTTTTGAAG GTAATAGTGGTTCAATTTACACCCTTATAGCAACAGAAAAATTTCTTATTTG CGGTGGTGAAGGAAGCATAAATGCATGGAGTTGGTCTGATATCTACAAAAAG ACTCCAAAAGTTGTGTGGTCTTTGGATAATTCATCCAGTCTGAATTTTGATCAGCCTGAAACAAACTCTCTCTGCTTCAGTGAAAAG GATAATATTCTTTACTCAGCCAGTGGAGATAATAATGTGTATGTTTGGGATTTGGAAACTGGTACCCGCAAG GACAAATTACAAGGTCACACAGACTACGTTCACTGTCTGACATTCAGGAACAACTGCCAGGAGGTCATATCAGGGTCAGAAGATGGATCAGTCAGAGTATGGG ATACAAGGAGACCAAGGGAGGCTGTGCATGTCATTGAACCTTACAAGAGTGAG GAATGCAGTCGTCCCAATCTAGGCAAGTGGATCGGCTGTGTTGCAGTGGATCCCTCCGATGACTGGTTG ATCTGTGGAGGTGGTCCATCCCTCACATCATGGCACATGAGGTCATTATCACCTACTGCAGTCTTTTCAACGCCAAATATCTGTCAACAAAGTGTCCTCTTCCATGAAGACATG GTAATATCGGGAGGAACAAGTGCACACATCTACCACTGGAACATCAATGGTGATTTGAGATCCAGTATTCCATGTACACAGTCCTGTGTCTATGACATAGGCATCAATACGCACTCAGAAAATTATAAA GTACTAGCTGCATGTGGTAGCAGTTATAAAGTTGACATCTTCACAAACTTTGGATACAGAGCATTCTCCCTTGTCTTCAGTTGA